From Rhizobium favelukesii, the proteins below share one genomic window:
- a CDS encoding PhzF family phenazine biosynthesis protein, which produces MARSYSVYDVFTDRKLAGNPLAVVFDGDDLRDDAMHAIAKETNLSETVFVQPSGNPAYTAKIRIFTPGRELPFAGHPTVGTAIALAERAHGNSTIDLVSVLEENVGPVRCAVRLREGEASFAEFDLPRKSQQIAMPLDKLGIANALSLKTMEIGFENHVPSLWSAGVPFLMVPVHDVGAAQRMDFDPQLWEATVPFVDGALASAYIYCRGGVNHVAKFHARMFKSGMGIVEDPATGSAVAALSGAIHHFDRLTDGHHGVMIEQGVEMGRPSFIHLHMDVEGGAISNARIGGQAVRIASGTLDL; this is translated from the coding sequence GTGGCGCGCAGCTACAGCGTCTACGACGTGTTCACCGACCGCAAGCTCGCCGGAAACCCGCTTGCCGTCGTCTTCGATGGCGACGACTTGCGCGATGACGCGATGCACGCGATCGCCAAGGAAACGAACCTGTCGGAAACGGTCTTCGTTCAGCCCTCGGGCAACCCCGCCTACACGGCGAAAATCCGCATCTTCACCCCCGGTCGCGAGTTGCCCTTTGCAGGACACCCGACGGTCGGAACGGCGATCGCTCTGGCCGAGCGGGCGCACGGCAACTCAACCATCGATCTCGTTTCGGTGCTGGAGGAAAATGTCGGGCCGGTGCGTTGTGCCGTTCGGCTGCGGGAGGGTGAGGCGAGCTTTGCCGAGTTCGACCTGCCGCGGAAGTCGCAGCAGATCGCCATGCCCCTCGACAAGCTTGGAATTGCCAATGCGCTGTCGCTGAAGACAATGGAGATCGGCTTTGAAAATCACGTTCCGTCGCTTTGGAGTGCGGGGGTGCCCTTCCTCATGGTTCCCGTTCACGACGTCGGCGCCGCGCAGCGCATGGATTTCGACCCGCAACTTTGGGAAGCGACCGTTCCCTTCGTCGACGGCGCACTTGCCTCGGCCTACATCTATTGTCGGGGCGGAGTGAACCATGTCGCAAAGTTCCACGCGCGGATGTTTAAGAGCGGCATGGGGATCGTTGAAGACCCGGCCACCGGGTCGGCAGTGGCCGCGCTATCCGGTGCCATTCACCATTTCGACCGCCTGACGGACGGGCACCACGGGGTGATGATCGAGCAGGGCGTGGAAATGGGCAGACCGTCCTTCATCCACCTGCATATGGATGTCGAAGGCGGAGCGATCTCGAATGCCCGGATTGGCGGGCAGGCGGTGCGTATTGCAAGCGGAACGCTGGACCTTTGA
- a CDS encoding NUDIX hydrolase, translating into MNVHFSEDFAGWPPEQTVFPIAGLDLRVLSGDHPFYLEQGEAIRENWERETAANPALFDGRMVFQRRLALTDSGIAGEGHVIPFSTFMWWRRQASRHGGIHLFAYPVLEASDGALVAIRMGSHTANPGQVYFAAGSLEPEDVSGDRCDVEGNMRREVMEETGLDLNVAQAGDRYYASHVRRTVTVLRLFRFGLTAEEMIERIHAHMLVADDKEIAGAIAIRSADPKAYPYNIAMLPVIDWYFREKQGA; encoded by the coding sequence ATGAACGTTCATTTTTCAGAAGATTTCGCCGGCTGGCCGCCGGAGCAGACCGTATTCCCGATTGCTGGCCTGGACCTCCGCGTCCTGTCGGGTGACCACCCCTTCTATCTCGAGCAGGGCGAGGCGATCCGGGAAAATTGGGAACGGGAAACCGCCGCGAACCCGGCGTTGTTCGACGGCCGGATGGTCTTTCAGAGGCGGCTGGCGCTGACCGACAGCGGTATCGCCGGCGAAGGCCACGTCATACCGTTTTCGACATTTATGTGGTGGCGCCGTCAGGCGAGCCGGCACGGCGGCATCCATCTGTTTGCCTATCCCGTTCTCGAGGCATCCGACGGCGCGTTGGTGGCGATCCGCATGGGGAGCCATACAGCCAATCCCGGCCAGGTGTATTTCGCCGCCGGCTCGCTGGAGCCCGAGGACGTTTCCGGCGACCGCTGCGACGTCGAAGGCAACATGCGTCGCGAGGTGATGGAGGAGACGGGGCTTGACCTCAACGTTGCCCAGGCGGGCGATCGGTACTATGCGAGCCATGTCAGGCGCACCGTAACGGTGCTGCGTCTCTTCCGCTTCGGCCTGACCGCCGAAGAGATGATTGAGAGGATCCACGCACACATGCTGGTTGCCGATGACAAGGAGATTGCCGGCGCCATCGCGATTCGGTCGGCCGATCCCAAGGCTTACCCGTACAATATTGCGATGCTCCCCGTCATCGACTGGTACTTCAGAGAGAAGCAGGGCGCTTAA